One Bradyrhizobium sp. ISRA464 genomic window carries:
- a CDS encoding nitroreductase, whose translation MPDAIELLKTRRSIKPREMTGPGPSPAELETILTIGARVPDHGKLAPWRFIVFEGDARVRAGDVIAKVFAKKNPGAPASDIEIEKKRLTDAPLVIGIVSFTKPHPKVPPWEQELSAGASAMNIVTAATALGYGACWLTGWFVFDRDVLDGLGLKPDEKLAGLIHIGKPTKPSEDRPRPALSDIVTRF comes from the coding sequence GTGCCCGATGCCATCGAACTCCTGAAGACCCGCCGCTCGATCAAGCCTCGCGAGATGACCGGGCCCGGCCCCTCACCCGCCGAGCTCGAGACCATCCTGACGATCGGCGCGCGCGTTCCCGACCACGGCAAGCTCGCGCCCTGGCGTTTCATCGTGTTCGAGGGCGATGCCCGCGTGCGCGCCGGCGACGTGATCGCCAAGGTTTTCGCCAAGAAGAATCCCGGCGCGCCTGCCTCCGACATCGAGATCGAGAAGAAGCGCCTGACTGATGCGCCGCTGGTGATCGGGATCGTGAGCTTCACCAAGCCGCACCCGAAGGTGCCGCCGTGGGAGCAGGAACTGTCGGCGGGCGCGAGCGCGATGAACATCGTCACCGCGGCGACCGCGCTCGGCTACGGCGCCTGCTGGTTGACCGGCTGGTTCGTCTTCGACCGCGACGTGCTCGACGGTCTTGGCCTGAAGCCCGACGAAAAGCTCGCCGGCCTGATCCATATCGGCAAGCCGACCAAGCCGAGCGAGGACCGCCCGCGCCCCGCGCTGTCGGACATCGTCACGCGATTCTGA
- a CDS encoding PAS domain-containing protein: MKHSSSREFFAYWNAKRGDARAPDRSEFEPSAVRELLADIFVLSYDGEAGYPFRVAGTRISALLGCDLKDRSFSALFASESRGEIEEIITCVAEETLPAIAGITATTATGARAHLELLLLPFSARVHTPASLTGLLAPFEDNTTTLHDLVLTSWRYLHPPERLVPRALRKLAIARGMMVYEGLR, from the coding sequence ATGAAACACAGCTCCAGCCGCGAATTCTTCGCTTACTGGAATGCGAAACGCGGCGATGCACGCGCACCTGACCGGAGCGAGTTCGAGCCGTCCGCGGTGCGCGAGCTGCTGGCCGACATCTTCGTGCTGTCCTATGACGGCGAGGCCGGCTATCCCTTCCGTGTCGCGGGCACCCGGATCTCGGCCCTGCTGGGCTGCGACCTCAAGGACCGGAGCTTTTCCGCGCTGTTCGCGAGCGAAAGCCGCGGCGAGATCGAAGAGATCATCACCTGCGTTGCCGAGGAGACGCTGCCGGCCATCGCCGGCATTACCGCAACCACCGCGACCGGCGCGCGAGCGCACCTCGAATTGCTGCTGCTCCCCTTCTCCGCCCGCGTGCATACGCCGGCGAGCCTCACCGGGCTCCTCGCCCCCTTTGAAGATAACACCACCACGCTGCACGATCTGGTGCTCACCTCCTGGCGCTATCTGCATCCTCCGGAACGGCTGGTGCCGCGTGCCCTGCGAAAGCTCGCGATCGCGCGCGGCATGATGGTCTACGAAGGCCTGCGGTAG
- a CDS encoding alpha/beta hydrolase encodes MLAANTQATGDTFEDRFPAPQFKDRFPTEKESFVPYQRTAAAAPVPAQVPQKPALPPVRVASISPTLTLPRPTEREKLTTLVSMKSSAFPYFGNNPRTDAPFLNVGSGDRRGHRSLSGRVYWQNETYNDNRVLVHVPETFDANKPGVIVVFFHGNGATLERDVRDRQLVPQQITDSGANAVLLAPQMAVDAADSSAGKFWQPGGFKRFLDESAHHLARLYGDPKSEQVFANMPVVIIGYSGGFLPTAWSLEVGGATGRVRGVLLLDAVYGELDKFASWIEKNRTGFFISSYTHYTKPHDRELMSMLRDKGIPVSESMEGPLRPGSVVFVQTRDGITHRSYVTQAWTEFPIKQVLSKMAATPALTRMASAPASASR; translated from the coding sequence ATGCTGGCCGCCAACACGCAGGCAACCGGCGACACGTTCGAGGATCGCTTCCCGGCACCGCAATTCAAGGATCGTTTCCCGACCGAGAAGGAAAGCTTCGTTCCCTACCAGCGGACCGCGGCCGCCGCTCCCGTACCGGCCCAGGTTCCGCAGAAACCGGCGCTACCGCCCGTCCGCGTCGCCTCGATCTCGCCGACACTGACGCTGCCGCGTCCGACCGAGCGCGAGAAGCTGACCACGCTGGTCAGCATGAAGTCCTCGGCTTTCCCCTATTTCGGCAACAACCCGCGCACCGACGCGCCGTTCCTCAACGTCGGCAGCGGCGACCGCCGCGGCCACCGCAGCCTCAGCGGCCGCGTCTACTGGCAAAACGAAACCTACAACGACAACCGCGTGCTGGTGCACGTGCCGGAGACCTTCGACGCCAACAAGCCCGGCGTGATCGTGGTGTTCTTCCACGGCAACGGCGCGACGCTGGAGCGCGACGTGCGCGACCGCCAGCTCGTGCCGCAGCAGATCACCGACTCCGGGGCCAACGCGGTGCTCCTTGCGCCACAAATGGCCGTGGATGCTGCCGACTCCAGCGCCGGCAAGTTCTGGCAGCCGGGCGGCTTCAAGCGGTTCCTCGACGAGTCCGCGCACCACCTCGCCCGCCTCTACGGCGACCCGAAGTCCGAGCAGGTGTTTGCCAACATGCCGGTCGTGATCATCGGCTACAGCGGCGGCTTCCTGCCGACGGCCTGGAGCCTCGAGGTCGGCGGCGCCACCGGTCGCGTCCGCGGCGTGCTGCTGCTCGACGCCGTCTACGGCGAGCTCGACAAGTTTGCGTCCTGGATCGAGAAGAACCGCACCGGCTTCTTCATCTCCTCCTATACCCACTACACCAAGCCGCACGACCGCGAGCTGATGTCGATGCTGCGCGACAAGGGCATTCCGGTCAGCGAAAGCATGGAGGGGCCGCTGCGTCCAGGGAGCGTGGTGTTCGTGCAGACCCGCGACGGCATCACCCACCGAAGCTACGTGACGCAGGCCTGGACCGAGTTCCCGATCAAGCAAGTGCTCAGCAAGATGGCCGCGACGCCGGCGCTGACGCGCATGGCGAGCGCCCCGGCATCCGCGAGCCGTTGA
- a CDS encoding patatin-like phospholipase family protein — protein sequence MGRGHKSSDGPDKVGLGTVRRPVIGLALGGGAARGFAHIGIVKTLLAHGIVPNVVVGTSIGAVVGGAYAAGHIETLEQWARGLQPRSVLGYLDIRLSGSGLIGGSKLAAELEAALGQSAIEDLPVKFASVATEVRTGHEIWLTHGRVVDAMRASYALPGIFAPVLIGDRWLVDGALVNPVPVSAARALGAEIVIAANLSSDVFAHSTTIYNHGQSAAPEMTVAVTAEPALEPEPPKRRFGRFFSAERTVKREFFGSASRPGISSVMVDAFNIMQDRITRARLAGDPPDMLISPRVGQIGWFDFHRADDLIAHGIRAAERAIGAIEEAIDILVPPSTGAGTAGK from the coding sequence ATGGGCCGAGGCCACAAGAGCTCCGACGGCCCCGACAAGGTCGGACTGGGAACGGTTCGCCGTCCTGTGATCGGGCTTGCCCTCGGCGGCGGGGCCGCCCGGGGCTTTGCCCATATCGGTATCGTCAAGACCCTGCTCGCCCACGGCATCGTCCCCAATGTGGTGGTCGGCACCTCGATCGGCGCCGTGGTCGGCGGCGCCTATGCCGCCGGTCATATCGAGACGCTTGAGCAATGGGCTCGCGGCCTGCAGCCGCGCAGCGTCCTCGGCTACCTCGACATCCGCCTCAGCGGCTCCGGCCTGATCGGCGGCAGCAAGCTTGCCGCCGAACTCGAGGCGGCGCTGGGGCAGTCCGCGATCGAGGACCTCCCGGTCAAGTTCGCCAGCGTCGCGACCGAAGTGCGCACCGGCCACGAGATCTGGCTGACCCACGGCCGCGTGGTCGACGCCATGCGCGCCTCCTACGCCCTGCCCGGCATCTTCGCTCCCGTCCTGATCGGCGATCGCTGGCTGGTCGACGGCGCGCTGGTCAACCCGGTGCCGGTGTCGGCCGCGCGTGCGCTCGGCGCCGAGATCGTGATCGCAGCCAACCTCTCCAGCGACGTGTTCGCGCACTCGACCACGATCTACAATCACGGTCAGTCCGCCGCACCCGAGATGACGGTGGCGGTGACCGCCGAGCCGGCGCTCGAGCCCGAGCCGCCGAAGCGCCGCTTCGGGCGCTTCTTCTCGGCCGAACGCACCGTGAAGCGCGAATTCTTCGGCAGCGCGAGCCGGCCGGGCATCTCCAGCGTCATGGTCGACGCCTTCAACATCATGCAGGACCGCATCACCCGGGCGCGCCTCGCCGGCGATCCGCCCGACATGCTGATCTCGCCGCGGGTCGGCCAGATCGGCTGGTTCGACTTCCACCGCGCCGACGACCTGATCGCGCACGGCATCCGCGCCGCCGAGCGCGCCATCGGCGCGATCGAGGAAGCGATCGACATCCTGGTGCCGCCGTCGACCGGCGCCGGCACCGCGGGCAAATAG
- a CDS encoding EAL domain-containing protein, with amino-acid sequence MVVANKKSAKTSAKFNTEMFADVPVLQRKWQAAVRPGEKLPHYEDVMLGSLGRLADHIVLLRNDDGVLRVSHPGRYIQAWLNDDRWDIPLSALPPDCATALAEAAANARENSRPYLASAHCVRDGLVRTYDVLALPTRSRWGGMLVGVYVNERNAQYNLLDTIFSATDEGVLSLAAIRNAYGEPADFQVVHLNQGAARLLMQPATDLLWRRLSAGGNPLAAPEVIGRLRAFVAGGHGGQFEIDSGDRCVRLGVTAFGDMLSLTVSDVTALKRREVSFRLLFENNPMPMWVFDADKMEFLSVNDAAVQHYGYSREKFLRMTLREIWPEDEWAVHSEALREVGDVYQSNRDWRHIKADGSEIHVLTFGRKVTFDGRDGYLVAIVDITERRAAEARIAHMAHHDGLTNLPNRDFYQERLREALERSRSGNRRVAVMCVDLDLFKNVNDSFGHPMGDRLLKLVAERLRSEVHGDNMAARLGGDEFAIVLGADVSPNDASAFAEGLIEVLSAPYDIDGLEVVVGASIGIALSPGDGTTSEELMRNADMALYRAKSEGGGVHHFFEPEMDLQAQKRRDMERDLRAAFANGEFELHYQPLVDIAADRISGFESLLRWRHPQKGMVSPAEFIPVAEDIGLIVALGEWVLREACSEATKWPADVKVAVNLSPVQFRSRNLVQAVISALAHSGLSARRLELEITESVFLAETEANLAILHQLRELGVSISMDDFGTGYSSLSYLRSFPFDKIKIDRSFVKDLARRSDCLAIVRAISGLGRSLKITTTAEGVETIDQLDWLRAEGCNEVQGFLFSAARPASEIGALLTGFAERASRAA; translated from the coding sequence ATGGTCGTGGCCAACAAGAAATCAGCAAAGACATCGGCCAAATTCAACACCGAGATGTTCGCCGACGTCCCGGTTCTGCAGCGCAAGTGGCAGGCGGCCGTCCGTCCGGGCGAGAAGCTGCCGCATTATGAAGACGTGATGCTTGGCAGCCTCGGCCGGCTCGCAGATCACATCGTGCTGCTGCGTAACGACGATGGCGTGCTGCGCGTCTCCCACCCCGGCCGGTACATCCAGGCGTGGCTGAACGACGACCGCTGGGACATCCCCTTGAGTGCGCTGCCGCCGGACTGTGCGACCGCTTTGGCCGAAGCCGCGGCGAACGCACGCGAGAACAGTCGCCCCTATCTCGCATCGGCGCATTGCGTGCGCGACGGTCTGGTGCGGACCTATGACGTGCTGGCGCTGCCGACGCGGTCGCGCTGGGGCGGCATGCTGGTCGGCGTCTACGTCAATGAGCGCAATGCGCAGTACAATCTGCTGGACACGATTTTCTCTGCCACCGATGAGGGCGTGCTGTCGCTTGCCGCGATCCGCAACGCGTACGGCGAACCAGCCGACTTCCAGGTCGTGCATCTCAACCAGGGCGCCGCAAGGCTCTTGATGCAGCCGGCGACCGATCTGCTATGGCGCCGGCTTTCCGCTGGCGGCAATCCGCTTGCCGCGCCGGAGGTGATCGGACGGCTCCGCGCGTTCGTCGCAGGGGGCCACGGTGGGCAGTTCGAGATCGACAGCGGCGACCGGTGCGTTCGGCTCGGCGTCACGGCGTTCGGCGACATGCTGTCGCTGACGGTCTCCGATGTCACGGCGCTGAAGCGGCGCGAGGTTTCATTCCGCTTGTTGTTCGAGAACAACCCGATGCCGATGTGGGTGTTCGACGCCGACAAGATGGAATTCCTGAGCGTCAATGACGCGGCTGTTCAGCACTATGGATACAGCCGCGAGAAATTCCTCCGCATGACGCTGCGCGAGATCTGGCCGGAGGACGAGTGGGCCGTCCACAGCGAAGCGTTGCGCGAGGTCGGCGATGTCTATCAATCCAACCGCGACTGGCGCCACATCAAGGCCGACGGCAGCGAGATTCATGTGCTGACGTTCGGACGCAAGGTCACATTCGATGGCCGCGATGGCTATCTGGTCGCGATCGTCGACATCACGGAACGCCGCGCCGCCGAGGCACGGATCGCTCACATGGCGCACCATGATGGACTCACAAACCTGCCGAACCGCGACTTCTACCAGGAGCGCCTGCGCGAGGCGTTGGAGCGCAGCCGCTCAGGCAACCGGCGCGTCGCGGTGATGTGCGTCGACCTCGACCTGTTCAAGAACGTCAACGACTCCTTCGGTCACCCGATGGGCGACCGGCTGCTCAAGCTGGTGGCGGAGCGGCTGAGATCGGAGGTGCACGGTGACAACATGGCTGCGCGTCTCGGCGGCGACGAGTTCGCGATCGTGCTCGGCGCCGACGTTTCGCCGAATGATGCGAGCGCATTTGCCGAAGGATTGATCGAGGTCCTGAGCGCGCCCTACGACATCGACGGGCTCGAGGTGGTGGTCGGCGCCAGCATCGGGATCGCGCTTTCGCCGGGCGACGGCACGACGTCGGAAGAATTGATGCGCAACGCCGACATGGCGCTGTATCGCGCCAAGTCCGAGGGGGGCGGCGTGCACCATTTCTTCGAACCCGAGATGGACTTGCAGGCGCAGAAGCGCCGCGACATGGAGCGCGATCTGCGCGCCGCCTTCGCTAACGGCGAGTTCGAGCTGCATTACCAGCCGCTGGTCGATATCGCGGCCGACCGCATCAGCGGCTTCGAGTCGCTGCTGCGGTGGCGGCACCCGCAGAAGGGGATGGTCTCGCCGGCGGAGTTCATCCCGGTCGCGGAAGACATCGGCCTGATTGTCGCGCTCGGCGAATGGGTGTTGCGCGAGGCCTGCTCGGAAGCGACGAAGTGGCCGGCCGATGTCAAGGTTGCCGTCAACCTGTCGCCGGTGCAGTTCCGCAGCCGCAATCTCGTCCAGGCCGTCATCTCGGCGCTCGCGCATTCCGGCCTGTCGGCACGGCGGCTTGAGCTCGAGATCACCGAGTCGGTATTCCTGGCAGAAACCGAAGCCAACCTCGCGATCCTCCACCAGTTGCGCGAGCTCGGCGTCAGCATCTCGATGGACGATTTCGGCACCGGATATTCCAGCCTGAGCTATCTGCGCAGCTTCCCGTTCGACAAGATCAAGATCGACCGCTCGTTCGTGAAGGACCTCGCTCGGCGCTCCGATTGCCTGGCGATCGTGCGCGCGATCTCGGGGCTCGGCCGCAGCCTCAAGATCACCACGACCGCGGAAGGTGTCGAAACCATCGATCAGCTCGACTGGCTGCGCGCGGAAGGCTGTAACGAGGTGCAGGGCTTCCTGTTCAGCGCCGCCAGGCCGGCGAGCGAGATCGGGGCGTTGCTGACCGGCTTTGCCGAGCGCGCGTCGAGGGCGGCGTAG
- a CDS encoding MFS transporter: MLGNLVTGCSVLAPAGMLADLSEGLGVTIRAAGLLITFGAIVLCVGSPVTAWLTSRIERRVLLTTTVLVLALTNAASAIAPDYDSLLIIRLVMLAVGVLYTPQAAGTAALIVPAEKRGSTIAYVFLGWSLAAAIGLPLITFIASRYGFRATYGAIALTGLASFVFLWWRLPGGLRGAPVDLRTWVDLGRNPMIVLLLSITTLQMSGQFVVFTFMGPLLAKLTGASPDAIGIVFALYGICGFIGIVVATRVVDSWGAWKTSLLFTGLLLAGVAGWALSAGAYALMAGSVALWGLGFASTNSMQQVRLVGAAPALASASVSLNTSVLYIGQAIGSAIGGLLFAREWLHSAGYVATAFVAVAFAVVIVTRPRRAAAHAAAAE; this comes from the coding sequence ATGCTCGGAAATCTCGTCACCGGCTGCTCGGTGCTGGCGCCGGCGGGCATGCTGGCAGACTTGTCCGAGGGCCTCGGTGTCACGATCCGCGCAGCGGGTCTGCTGATCACCTTCGGCGCGATCGTGCTGTGCGTGGGCTCGCCGGTGACGGCGTGGCTGACCAGCCGGATCGAACGGCGCGTGCTGCTGACGACGACGGTGCTGGTCCTCGCGCTGACCAATGCGGCGTCCGCGATTGCGCCTGACTATGACAGTCTGCTGATCATCCGCCTGGTGATGCTCGCGGTCGGCGTGCTCTATACGCCGCAGGCGGCGGGCACCGCGGCGCTGATCGTGCCTGCGGAGAAACGCGGCAGCACGATCGCCTATGTCTTCCTCGGCTGGTCGCTCGCGGCCGCAATCGGGCTGCCGCTGATCACCTTCATCGCAAGCCGCTACGGTTTCCGTGCAACCTATGGCGCGATCGCGCTGACGGGGCTCGCGAGCTTCGTGTTCCTGTGGTGGCGCTTGCCCGGCGGATTGCGCGGCGCGCCGGTCGACTTGAGAACCTGGGTCGATCTCGGCCGCAACCCGATGATCGTCCTGCTGCTCTCGATCACGACGCTGCAGATGTCCGGCCAGTTCGTGGTCTTCACCTTCATGGGGCCGCTGCTGGCCAAACTCACCGGCGCAAGCCCCGATGCCATTGGGATCGTGTTCGCGCTCTACGGGATCTGCGGGTTCATCGGTATCGTCGTGGCGACGCGCGTCGTGGATTCCTGGGGTGCGTGGAAGACCTCGCTGCTGTTCACCGGGCTGCTGCTCGCCGGCGTCGCCGGCTGGGCGCTGAGCGCCGGTGCCTATGCGCTGATGGCCGGCTCGGTGGCGCTGTGGGGGCTCGGCTTTGCGTCGACCAATTCGATGCAGCAGGTGCGCCTGGTGGGCGCGGCGCCGGCGCTCGCGTCGGCGTCGGTCTCGCTCAACACCTCGGTGCTCTATATCGGTCAGGCCATCGGCTCCGCGATCGGCGGACTGCTGTTTGCGCGCGAGTGGCTCCACAGCGCCGGCTATGTCGCGACCGCCTTCGTGGCGGTGGCGTTTGCGGTGGTGATCGTCACGCGGCCGCGCCGGGCCGCCGCTCATGCCGCTGCGGCCGAGTGA
- the thrS gene encoding threonine--tRNA ligase, with product MADTPKSESGFQYSLSNLKPAEPVHKIALTFPDGARREFAKGTTGLDIAKGISPSLAKRTVAMALDGTLADLNDPIEADAKIELISRDDPRALELIRHDAAHVLAEAVQSLWPGTQVTIGPVIENGFYYDFFRNEPFTPEDFAAIEKRMREIIARDQPFTKQVWDREKTKQVFRDKGEAFKVELVDAIPGNEPIKIYFQGDWFDLCRGPHMTSTGKVGNAFKLMKVAGAYWRGDSNNPMLTRIYGTAFAKQEDLDAYLKQIEEAEKRDHRKLGRELDLFHFQEEGPGVVFWHPKGWTIFQQLIAYMRRRLTGDYNEVNAPQILDKVLWETSGHWDWYRENMFAAQSAGDEAEDKRWFALKPMNCPGHVQIFKHGLKSYRDLPLRLAEFGVVHRYEPSGAMHGLMRVRGFTQDDAHVFCTEQQLADECLKINDLILSTYADFGFTGELTVKLSTRPEKRVGTDEMWEHAERVMATVLREIQAKNNNIKTEINPGEGAFYGPKFEYVLRDAIGRDWQCGTTQVDFNLPERFGAFYIDHDGSKKVPVMVHRAICGSMERFIGILIEHYAGNFPLWLAPTQVVVTTITSEGDDYAKVVAAAARRAGLRVEIDLRNEKINYKVREHSLAKIPALLVVGKKEAETHSVSVRRLGSERQTVMPTNEAIAALVDEATPPDVRRAQSAA from the coding sequence ATGGCAGACACGCCCAAGTCCGAATCCGGATTCCAGTACAGCCTCTCGAACCTCAAGCCCGCCGAACCAGTGCACAAGATCGCCCTCACTTTCCCCGATGGAGCGAGGCGCGAATTCGCCAAGGGCACCACCGGCCTCGACATCGCCAAGGGCATCTCGCCCTCGCTCGCCAAGCGCACCGTCGCGATGGCGCTCGACGGAACGCTTGCCGACCTCAACGATCCGATCGAAGCGGACGCGAAGATCGAGCTGATTAGCCGCGACGATCCCCGCGCGCTGGAGCTGATCCGGCACGATGCCGCGCATGTGCTGGCCGAAGCCGTGCAATCGCTGTGGCCGGGCACCCAGGTCACGATCGGCCCGGTGATCGAGAACGGCTTCTACTACGACTTCTTCCGCAACGAGCCGTTCACACCGGAAGATTTTGCCGCGATCGAGAAGCGGATGCGGGAGATCATCGCGCGCGACCAGCCGTTCACCAAGCAAGTCTGGGATCGCGAGAAGACCAAGCAGGTGTTCCGCGACAAGGGCGAGGCCTTCAAGGTCGAGCTGGTCGACGCCATTCCCGGCAACGAGCCGATCAAGATCTATTTCCAGGGCGACTGGTTCGATCTCTGCCGCGGTCCGCACATGACCTCGACCGGCAAGGTCGGCAACGCGTTCAAGCTGATGAAGGTCGCGGGCGCCTACTGGCGCGGCGATTCCAACAATCCGATGCTGACGCGCATCTACGGTACGGCCTTCGCCAAGCAGGAGGACCTCGACGCCTATCTCAAGCAGATCGAGGAAGCCGAGAAGCGCGACCATCGCAAGCTCGGCCGCGAGCTCGACCTGTTCCACTTCCAGGAGGAAGGCCCGGGCGTCGTGTTCTGGCACCCCAAGGGCTGGACCATCTTCCAGCAGCTGATCGCCTATATGCGGCGGCGGCTGACCGGAGATTACAACGAGGTCAATGCGCCGCAGATCCTCGACAAGGTACTGTGGGAGACCTCCGGTCACTGGGATTGGTATCGCGAGAACATGTTCGCGGCGCAGTCGGCCGGCGACGAGGCCGAGGACAAGCGCTGGTTCGCGCTGAAGCCGATGAACTGCCCGGGCCACGTGCAGATTTTCAAGCACGGGCTGAAGAGCTACCGTGACCTGCCCTTGCGTCTTGCTGAATTCGGCGTCGTGCATCGCTACGAGCCGTCGGGCGCCATGCACGGCTTGATGCGCGTGCGCGGCTTCACCCAGGACGACGCGCACGTGTTCTGCACCGAACAGCAGCTCGCCGACGAGTGCCTGAAGATCAACGACCTGATCCTGTCGACCTACGCCGATTTCGGCTTCACCGGTGAGCTCACGGTCAAACTCTCGACCCGGCCCGAAAAACGCGTCGGCACCGACGAGATGTGGGAGCATGCCGAGCGGGTGATGGCGACGGTCTTGCGGGAAATCCAGGCGAAGAACAACAATATCAAGACCGAGATCAATCCGGGCGAAGGCGCGTTCTACGGGCCGAAGTTCGAATATGTGCTGCGCGACGCCATCGGCCGCGACTGGCAGTGCGGCACGACCCAGGTCGACTTCAACCTGCCGGAGCGGTTCGGCGCGTTCTACATCGATCATGACGGCTCCAAGAAGGTGCCGGTCATGGTACACCGCGCGATCTGCGGCTCGATGGAGCGCTTCATCGGCATCCTGATCGAGCACTATGCCGGCAACTTCCCGCTCTGGCTCGCGCCGACGCAAGTGGTGGTCACGACCATCACCTCCGAGGGCGACGACTACGCCAAGGTGGTGGCGGCGGCGGCGCGCCGCGCCGGCCTGCGCGTCGAGATCGACCTGCGCAACGAGAAGATCAACTACAAGGTCCGCGAGCATTCGCTGGCCAAGATCCCGGCCTTGCTCGTCGTCGGCAAGAAGGAGGCCGAGACGCATTCGGTCTCGGTCCGCCGCCTCGGCAGCGAGCGGCAGACCGTGATGCCGACGAACGAGGCGATCGCCGCCTTGGTGGACGAGGCGACCCCGCCGGACGTCAGGCGGGCGCAATCGGCGGCGTGA
- a CDS encoding rhomboid family intramembrane serine protease, whose product MDSHPEPQLEQPPPPEAPREPILTLPPALTAYILLLAVIHLRVLLPPEMENWTIDVFGFIPKRYDSTLLDITFPGGAGAKVWTFVTYSLLHANLTHIGFNVLWLLPFGSALARRFGALRFFVFMAVTAAAGALAHLLTHEHAIAPMIGASASVSGTMAAAIRFAFVKGSFLSFSRGDAEAAAKVPALSLSRALRDGRVLGFLAVWFGVNIVFGVGSIAVGGDDVSVAWQAHIGGFLAGLVLFSLFDPVPRTQGDAADASSADQSGRV is encoded by the coding sequence TTGGACTCCCATCCCGAACCTCAGCTCGAGCAACCGCCGCCACCGGAAGCGCCGCGCGAGCCGATCCTGACGTTGCCGCCGGCGCTCACCGCTTACATCCTGTTGCTCGCGGTGATCCATTTGCGGGTCCTGCTGCCGCCGGAGATGGAAAACTGGACGATCGACGTCTTCGGCTTCATCCCCAAGCGCTACGATTCGACGCTGCTCGACATCACCTTTCCGGGCGGGGCGGGCGCCAAGGTCTGGACCTTCGTCACCTATTCGCTGCTGCACGCCAATCTCACCCATATCGGCTTCAACGTGCTGTGGCTGCTGCCGTTCGGCAGCGCGCTCGCGCGGCGTTTCGGCGCGCTGCGCTTCTTCGTGTTCATGGCCGTGACGGCGGCTGCCGGCGCGCTCGCGCATCTGTTGACCCACGAACATGCGATCGCGCCAATGATCGGTGCATCGGCGTCGGTGTCGGGGACGATGGCGGCGGCGATCCGCTTTGCCTTCGTGAAGGGCAGCTTCCTCTCGTTCAGCCGGGGCGACGCCGAGGCGGCCGCCAAGGTGCCGGCGCTGTCGTTGTCGCGGGCGCTGCGCGACGGCCGCGTGCTGGGCTTCCTGGCGGTCTGGTTCGGCGTCAACATCGTGTTCGGCGTCGGCTCGATCGCGGTCGGCGGCGACGACGTCAGCGTCGCCTGGCAGGCCCATATCGGCGGCTTCCTTGCCGGGCTGGTGCTGTTCTCACTGTTCGATCCGGTCCCGCGCACCCAAGGCGATGCTGCAGATGCGTCATCGGCGGACCAGTCGGGGCGCGTCTGA
- a CDS encoding CBS domain-containing protein translates to MTVRSILDAKGHQIVSVEPGAKLTAAIKLLGERKIGAVLVMDQGRMEGILSERDIVRVLGQRGAGVLEEPVSAVMTKKVVSCLQSDTVAGIMEMMTTGKFRHLPVLEDGRVVGLISIGDIVKRRVQEYEHEQEALRDYIKTA, encoded by the coding sequence ATGACGGTACGTTCCATTCTCGATGCAAAAGGCCATCAGATCGTCAGCGTCGAGCCGGGCGCGAAGCTGACGGCTGCGATCAAGCTGCTCGGCGAACGCAAGATCGGCGCTGTGCTGGTGATGGATCAGGGCCGGATGGAGGGCATCCTGTCGGAGCGCGACATCGTGCGTGTGCTCGGTCAGCGCGGCGCGGGCGTGCTGGAGGAGCCGGTGAGCGCGGTGATGACGAAGAAGGTCGTCAGCTGCCTGCAGTCCGACACCGTCGCCGGGATCATGGAGATGATGACGACGGGCAAGTTCCGCCATCTGCCGGTGCTCGAGGACGGCAGGGTGGTCGGGCTGATCTCGATCGGCGACATCGTCAAGCGGCGCGTGCAGGAATACGAGCACGAGCAGGAGGCGTTGCGCGACTACATCAAGACGGCTTGA